In one Candidatus Polarisedimenticolaceae bacterium genomic region, the following are encoded:
- a CDS encoding sigma-54 dependent transcriptional regulator codes for MATRRKPLVLVVDDESDIRSSLRMILEYEGYALVEAASGEDALARIERERPDAMICDIKMPRMDGLEALARVKQAEPTLPVIMISGHATIATAVEATRLGAFDFMEKPLERDRVLLVLRNALERRRLEDENRDLKLGYEERFKLIGSSAPLASVREAMALAAPTKASVLITGESGSGKELVARGIHKNSPRAAKAFIKVNCAAIPDELIESELFGHEKGSFTGASRDQLGKFAQADGGTIFLDEVGDMSLRTQSKVLRALQDGEIEPVGAAKSFVVDVRVIAATNKHLPDEIAGGRFREDLFFRLNVVPIHLPPLRDRRDDIPALVAEFAAAFCAENGMRPKTFTEDAIAALARLPWRGNVRELRNAVERLLIMTPRPSIRAADIPPGLGLAPAAEPAAAGAGAVSQAATLQEFKDATEKAFILAKLEEHDWNVAATAKAIDTPRSNLYKKLETYGIRRDAE; via the coding sequence ATGGCGACGCGCCGCAAGCCGCTCGTGCTCGTCGTCGACGACGAGAGCGACATCCGGTCGTCCCTGCGCATGATCCTCGAGTACGAAGGGTACGCCCTCGTCGAGGCGGCCTCCGGCGAGGATGCGCTGGCGCGGATCGAGCGGGAGCGCCCGGACGCGATGATCTGCGACATCAAGATGCCGCGCATGGACGGCCTCGAAGCGTTGGCACGGGTGAAGCAGGCCGAGCCCACACTCCCCGTCATCATGATCTCCGGACACGCCACGATCGCCACGGCCGTCGAGGCGACGAGGCTCGGCGCCTTCGATTTCATGGAGAAGCCGCTCGAGCGCGACCGCGTGCTCCTCGTCCTGCGGAACGCCCTCGAGAGGCGCCGCCTCGAGGACGAGAACCGCGACCTCAAGCTCGGCTACGAGGAGCGCTTCAAGCTCATCGGGTCGTCGGCGCCGCTGGCCTCGGTGCGCGAGGCGATGGCCCTCGCCGCGCCGACCAAGGCCTCGGTCCTCATCACCGGCGAGTCGGGGTCCGGCAAGGAGCTCGTGGCGCGTGGTATCCACAAGAACAGTCCGCGGGCGGCGAAAGCCTTCATCAAGGTCAACTGCGCGGCGATCCCCGATGAGCTCATCGAGTCCGAGCTGTTCGGCCATGAGAAGGGATCGTTCACGGGGGCGAGCCGCGACCAGCTCGGCAAGTTCGCGCAGGCCGACGGCGGCACCATCTTCCTGGACGAGGTCGGCGACATGAGCCTGAGGACCCAGTCGAAGGTCCTCCGCGCACTCCAGGACGGCGAGATCGAGCCGGTCGGGGCCGCGAAGTCGTTCGTGGTCGACGTGCGCGTCATCGCCGCGACGAACAAGCACCTCCCCGACGAAATCGCCGGCGGACGCTTCCGAGAAGACCTCTTCTTCCGCCTGAACGTGGTGCCGATCCATCTGCCGCCGCTCAGAGATCGCCGCGACGACATTCCCGCGCTCGTCGCGGAGTTCGCCGCCGCGTTCTGCGCGGAGAACGGGATGAGGCCCAAGACCTTCACGGAGGACGCGATCGCGGCGCTTGCCCGCCTGCCGTGGCGCGGGAACGTGCGCGAGCTGCGCAACGCGGTCGAACGGCTCCTCATCATGACGCCGCGCCCGTCGATCCGCGCCGCCGACATTCCGCCGGGGCTGGGCCTGGCGCCCGCCGCCGAGCCGGCGGCCGCAGGCGCGGGCGCCGTCTCCCAGGCGGCGACCCTCCAGGAGTTCAAGGACGCCACCGAGAAGGCGTTCATCCTCGCGAAGCTCGAGGAGCACGACTGGAACGTCGCCGCGACCGCGAAGGCGATCGACACGCCGCGCTCGAACCTCTACAAGAAGCTCGAGACCTACGGTATACGTAGGGACGCCGAATGA
- a CDS encoding thiolase family protein, producing MIGDRDVVVVAGARTPFVKANTSLRRVGAVELGRIAVREAIERAELDPEAIDEVVVGNIAGPADAANVARVIALEAKIPKKVPAVTVSRNCASGLESVVDASYRIRAGDADLIVAGAVESMSRIPFLFSDEAQDIWTQVARARSFPARIAAFARFRPRHFKPVVALELGLTDPVSGLNMGQTAEVLAREFRIPREDQDAFALRSHKLAAAAWNEGRMQGEVVAVPVPPRFEDAVDRDNGFRENQTPEALAKLRPIFDRKFGTVTAGNSSQITDGAVALVLASAERARALGLPVMGKIRSWAFAGCDPERMGLGPVVASPIALRRAGGLSMARMDRVEINEAFAAQVLACFKAFDSKAFCEATLGSGAVGAPPLEKVNVNGGAIALGHPVGASGGRLILSLLREMQRADVSLGLATLCIGGGQGGAVVVERS from the coding sequence ATGATCGGCGACCGAGATGTCGTCGTCGTCGCCGGGGCGAGGACTCCCTTCGTCAAGGCGAACACGTCGCTGCGGCGCGTCGGCGCCGTCGAGCTCGGGCGCATCGCCGTCCGAGAGGCGATCGAGCGGGCCGAGCTCGACCCGGAGGCGATCGACGAGGTCGTCGTCGGCAACATCGCAGGTCCGGCCGACGCCGCGAACGTCGCGCGCGTGATCGCCCTCGAAGCGAAGATCCCGAAGAAGGTCCCCGCCGTCACGGTCAGCCGCAATTGCGCGTCGGGACTGGAGAGCGTCGTCGACGCCTCCTATCGCATCCGCGCGGGTGATGCGGACCTCATCGTCGCGGGCGCCGTCGAGTCGATGTCGAGGATCCCTTTCCTCTTCTCCGACGAGGCGCAGGACATCTGGACGCAGGTCGCCCGCGCGCGCAGCTTTCCGGCGCGGATCGCCGCCTTCGCCCGTTTCCGGCCACGGCATTTCAAGCCGGTCGTCGCGCTCGAGCTCGGGCTCACCGACCCGGTCTCGGGGCTCAACATGGGCCAGACGGCCGAAGTGCTCGCGCGCGAATTCCGCATCCCGCGCGAGGACCAGGACGCTTTCGCCCTCAGAAGTCACAAGCTCGCCGCGGCGGCGTGGAACGAGGGCCGGATGCAGGGCGAGGTCGTGGCCGTCCCGGTGCCGCCCCGCTTCGAGGACGCTGTCGATCGAGACAACGGCTTCCGCGAGAACCAGACTCCCGAGGCGCTCGCGAAGCTCCGGCCGATCTTCGATCGCAAGTTCGGCACGGTTACGGCGGGGAACTCCTCACAGATCACCGACGGCGCGGTCGCCCTCGTGCTCGCGTCGGCCGAGCGGGCCCGCGCGCTCGGCCTTCCGGTCATGGGGAAGATCCGGTCGTGGGCGTTCGCCGGCTGCGACCCCGAGCGCATGGGGCTCGGCCCCGTCGTCGCCTCTCCGATCGCGCTCCGCCGCGCGGGCGGTCTCTCGATGGCGCGCATGGACCGCGTCGAGATCAACGAAGCGTTCGCGGCACAGGTGCTCGCCTGCTTCAAGGCGTTCGACTCGAAGGCGTTCTGCGAAGCGACGCTGGGAAGCGGCGCAGTCGGAGCGCCGCCGCTCGAAAAGGTCAACGTCAACGGCGGCGCGATCGCGCTCGGCCACCCGGTCGGCGCCTCCGGCGGCCGGCTCATCCTGAGTCTTCTCCGCGAGATGCAGCGGGCCGATGTCTCGCTGGGCCTCGCCACCCTGTGCATCGGCGGCGGGCAGGGCGGCGCCGTCGTGGTCGAGAGGAGCTAG